One segment of Agromyces albus DNA contains the following:
- a CDS encoding DUF7882 family protein codes for MGTLYLGKLRQEVEIEDYALAHVHAVIVAKFRVHEKFILSWEHLQAEHGQDSFWLHPAMELWATFDTHERPHLDRDWLEELMCEANTNGGIIVTDEMLARHRLLVLEPSSQVDPSLQLTPTS; via the coding sequence ATGGGCACGCTGTATCTCGGCAAGCTCCGGCAGGAAGTCGAGATCGAGGATTACGCGCTCGCTCACGTGCACGCCGTGATCGTCGCGAAGTTCCGTGTGCACGAGAAGTTCATCCTGTCGTGGGAGCACCTGCAGGCCGAGCACGGCCAAGACAGCTTCTGGCTGCATCCGGCGATGGAACTCTGGGCGACCTTCGACACCCACGAGCGCCCGCACCTCGACCGGGATTGGCTCGAAGAGCTCATGTGCGAGGCGAACACGAACGGCGGCATCATCGTCACCGACGAGATGCTCGCTCGACACCGCCTGCTCGTGCTCGAACCTTCGTCGCAGGTCGACCCTTCGTTGCAGCTCACGCCCACTTCGTGA
- a CDS encoding lactonase family protein — protein sequence MSRTAGATRFWVGASTMGRIGSAARGIRPLDVAADGTATLGEVVDVGPNPTYLAFSAATGVLGIVHELSSGLVSAWTIEGDTALPFGDAGSTGAADPCHLSFNEAGDLVFAANYSGSRLSVHPVGPDAAAEAVLTVDFEGSGPNRGRQEAPHPHQAVLDSARDRVLVPDLGADRIRVLSLRDLPVALEHYDADDIVVHAGAGPRHLVIDGDLAITANELDRTVSIVDLAAGRELAWFPVDETVEPRGLGFSAIRLTRDGIVLVGDRDADAVSALRFDADTLALELVVSVPTGGRHPRDLHVTHDERFALVADQGSDSIAIVALEHGVPTGVIGTVATPAPSCLARMP from the coding sequence GTGAGCCGCACAGCGGGCGCGACGAGGTTCTGGGTTGGCGCATCGACGATGGGAAGGATCGGATCGGCGGCGCGCGGCATCCGACCGCTCGATGTCGCGGCCGATGGCACGGCCACCCTCGGTGAGGTCGTCGATGTCGGGCCGAACCCCACGTACCTCGCGTTCTCGGCGGCAACCGGCGTGCTCGGCATCGTGCACGAACTGAGCAGCGGCCTCGTCTCGGCGTGGACGATCGAGGGCGACACCGCCCTCCCGTTCGGCGACGCGGGCTCGACCGGCGCGGCCGATCCGTGCCATCTCTCGTTCAACGAGGCGGGCGACCTCGTCTTCGCCGCCAACTACTCGGGGAGCAGGCTGTCGGTGCATCCGGTGGGTCCGGATGCCGCGGCCGAGGCCGTGCTCACCGTCGACTTCGAGGGTTCCGGCCCGAACCGCGGGCGGCAGGAGGCGCCGCACCCACACCAGGCCGTGCTCGATTCCGCACGCGATCGCGTGCTCGTGCCCGACCTCGGGGCCGATCGCATCCGCGTGCTCAGCCTCCGCGACCTGCCCGTCGCACTCGAGCACTACGACGCCGACGACATCGTCGTGCACGCCGGCGCAGGCCCTCGTCACCTCGTGATCGACGGCGACCTCGCGATCACCGCGAACGAACTCGACCGCACGGTGAGCATCGTCGATCTCGCCGCGGGTCGCGAGCTCGCGTGGTTCCCGGTCGACGAGACGGTCGAGCCGCGCGGACTCGGGTTCTCCGCCATCCGGCTGACGCGCGACGGCATCGTGCTCGTCGGCGACCGAGACGCCGACGCGGTGAGCGCGCTGCGGTTCGATGCCGACACGCTGGCCCTCGAACTCGTCGTCTCGGTGCCGACGGGCGGGCGGCATCCGCGAGACCTCCATGTGACGCACGACGAGCGATTCGCACTCGTCGCCGACCAGGGCTCGGACTCCATCGCGATCGTCGCGCTCGAGCACGGTGTGCCGACCGGCGTCATCGGCACGGTTGCGACGCCCGCGCCGTCGTGCCTCGCACGGATGCCGTAG
- a CDS encoding ROK family transcriptional regulator has product MAISSTERTDVNRSAILAHLGASGPASRAELARTLSVSPALMTQLTRELISDGLVVELESAPSSGGRPARLLGLVAGGGRAIGIKVVADHIAFVEVGIDGRVLRSQSEPFDAAAATSLAELAERIRNFIDGGADAPLLGVGVGVPGSVDLPGSGVVDAPQLDWVQVPIGESLRRSLGLPVIVENNVNALAAAERLFGLGRTAANFLVVTIGTGVGAAVVANGRIMRGASGGAGELGHFPVADEGPACRCGNRGCLEAHISEDALVSAGRERGALPAGAGIAELLAAADRGESGAIGVFEDAGRLLGRTLAGVVQVVDPALVIVLGEGTAAWAHWSGGFEPAFRAHLMARRRSIPVEVERWQDDSWAQGAAALVLATPFESEGLTGDQGRLIRARLVEQAARA; this is encoded by the coding sequence ATGGCGATCAGCTCGACCGAACGCACCGACGTGAACCGGTCGGCCATCCTCGCGCACCTCGGTGCGAGCGGGCCGGCGTCTCGTGCGGAGCTCGCGCGCACCCTGTCGGTGTCGCCGGCCCTCATGACGCAACTGACGCGCGAGCTCATCAGCGACGGCCTCGTCGTCGAGCTGGAATCGGCTCCCTCGAGCGGCGGACGGCCTGCGCGCCTGCTCGGTCTCGTGGCCGGCGGCGGGCGGGCGATCGGCATCAAGGTCGTCGCCGATCACATCGCCTTCGTCGAGGTGGGCATCGACGGGCGAGTGCTGCGCTCGCAGAGCGAGCCGTTCGATGCCGCCGCGGCCACTTCCCTCGCCGAGCTCGCCGAACGCATCCGCAACTTCATCGACGGGGGCGCCGACGCACCGCTCCTCGGCGTGGGCGTGGGCGTGCCCGGCTCGGTCGATCTCCCGGGCAGCGGGGTCGTCGATGCGCCCCAGCTCGATTGGGTGCAGGTGCCGATCGGCGAGTCACTGCGACGGTCGCTCGGGCTCCCGGTCATCGTCGAGAACAACGTCAACGCGCTCGCCGCCGCCGAGCGTCTCTTCGGACTCGGACGCACGGCCGCGAACTTCCTCGTCGTGACGATCGGCACCGGCGTGGGCGCGGCCGTCGTCGCGAATGGCAGGATCATGCGCGGCGCGTCGGGTGGAGCCGGCGAGCTCGGACACTTCCCGGTCGCCGACGAGGGCCCGGCGTGCCGATGCGGCAACCGCGGATGCCTCGAGGCGCACATCAGCGAAGACGCCCTGGTCTCCGCGGGGCGCGAGCGCGGTGCCCTCCCCGCCGGGGCCGGCATCGCGGAGCTGCTCGCCGCCGCCGATCGAGGCGAGTCCGGTGCGATCGGCGTCTTCGAGGATGCCGGTCGGCTGCTCGGTCGAACGCTCGCGGGCGTCGTGCAGGTCGTCGACCCGGCCCTCGTCATCGTGCTCGGCGAGGGCACGGCCGCCTGGGCGCACTGGTCGGGGGGATTCGAGCCGGCGTTCCGCGCGCACCTCATGGCGCGCCGCCGGAGCATCCCGGTCGAAGTCGAACGATGGCAGGACGACAGCTGGGCGCAGGGCGCCGCCGCACTCGTGCTCGCCACCCCGTTCGAGTCCGAGGGGCTCACCGGCGACCAGGGCCGCCTCATCCGTGCCCGTCTCGTGGAACAGGCGGCCCGCGCGTGA